A single window of Scomber scombrus chromosome 12, fScoSco1.1, whole genome shotgun sequence DNA harbors:
- the LOC133991790 gene encoding LOW QUALITY PROTEIN: Krueppel-like factor 5 (The sequence of the model RefSeq protein was modified relative to this genomic sequence to represent the inferred CDS: inserted 1 base in 1 codon; deleted 1 base in 1 codon), with product MIKGFLKVWWAVHVXVFTLGLLRPTAGDRKLFVGWWGDETSGRRCSRQARINKSSSIHTHIYIYMCTGTTKPSAPLSSRDHLCGVASGAFMAATLTMSGGGQEEPFYPLQKAPLPAGFPLEDSALFGLDCKITDADKAAQHDYAQAKCEMDRYLSPQPLPLPPAADSQQKSHRESVVDQFFTDDHSGAPYTLNMNLYLPDVAYLRMGLCQQARPPQHLNHTGLIQVKTEPAAPCYSPTLQPHCPNTTPTSSCGTSGHARGGVAMETSAINMTLAGLPDFTSVFNQSGGGRDSLPEVFVKQEMSSQFEQHALHHHDNSGSLFQLLNSGLDHHHGNGMDAQHHHHHHHHQQQQLQHTSTSTIHSPFHDLPVSSSASQQEQTAKPVYCGLGGGAYTHPHAQAHPLFLQQQVPYLPPSPPSSEPGSPDRQKELLQTMSPPPSYAATIASKLAGSSPGLCAGPGSGSLALPLTSGSTSVPGQAPGLSQAPGAASTPTQAQTTVPIRYNRRNNPDLEKRRIHHCDYPGCKKVYTKSSHLKAHLRTHTGEKPYRCTWDSCDWRFARSDELTRHYRKHTGAKPFQCAVCSRSFSRSDHLALHMKRHQN from the exons atgatcaaAGGCTTTTTAAAGGTTTGGTGGGCGGTGCATG CTGTATTTACACTGGGCCTGCTCCGCCCTACAGCAGGAGATAGAAAACTGTTTGTGGGTTGGTGG GGAGATGAAACAAGTGGAAGGAGATGTAGCAGACAGGCACGCATTAACAAGTCCtccagcatacacacacacatatatatatatatgtgtacagGCACCACAAAACCGTCGGCTCCGCTCTCTTCACG CGATCATCTTTGCGGCGTTGCATCGGGAGCTTTCATGGCCGCGACTCTCACGATGAGTGGCGGCGGGCAGGAGGAGCCCTTCTACCCGCTGCAGAAGGCGCCTCTGCCCGCTGGCTTCCCCCTGGAGGACTCGGCGCTGTTCGGCTTGGACTGCAAGATCACAGACGCGGACAAGGCTGCACAACATGACTACGCACAG GCAAAGTGTGAGATGGACCGGTATCTCTCCCCTCAGCCTCTTCCCCTTCCACCTGCTGCAGACAGCCAGCAGAAGTCACACagagagtctgttgtggatcAGTTCTTCACCGATGATCACTCCGGGGCTCCATACACCCTCAACATGAATCTTTACCTCCCTGACGTCGCCTACCTGAGGATGGGCTTGTGTCAGCAAGCACGGCCCCCTCAGCACCTGAACCACACAGGTCTCATCCAAGTCAAGACAGAACCTGCCGCACCGTGTTACTCTCCTACCCTCCAGCCGCACTGCCCTAACACTACACCCACAAGTAGCTGCGGCACCTCTGGTCATGCCCGTGGCGGTGTTGCCATGGAAACCTCAGCCATAAACATGACACTAGCAGGGTTACCGGACTTCACCAGTGTTTTCAACCAGTCAGGAGGCGGTCGTGATTCATTGCCAGAAGTCTTTGTCAAACAGGAAATGTCATCACAGTTCGAGCAGCATGCTCTCCACCACCACGACAACAGCGGCTCGCTGTTTCAGCTCCTAAACTCCGGCTTGGACCATCACCATGGCAATGGTATGGATGCCcagcatcaccatcatcaccatcatcatcagcaaCAGCAGTTACAACACACTTCCACTTCCACAATCCACTCACCCTTCCACGATTTGCCGGTATCCTCCTCTGCGTCTCAGCAAGAGCAGACGGCTAAGCCGGTGTACTGTGGTCTGGGTGGTGGGGCGTACACGCATCCTCACGCTCAGGCACACCCCCTCTTCCTACAGCAGCAGGTGCCCTACCTGCCGCCCTCTCCGCCGAGCTCGGAGCCTGGCAGCCCTGACAGGCAGAAGGAGCTGCTCCAAACCATGTCTCCTCCTCCCTCGTACGCAGCCACCATCGCCTCCAAACTGGCAGGCAGCAGCCCTGGACTCTGCGCCGGCCCTGGATCAGGCAGCTTAGCCCTTCCCCTCACTTCGGGTTCCACGTCGGTACCAGGCCAAGCCCCAGGCCTTTCCCAAGCCCCGGGAGCAGCCTCAACCCCAACCCAAGCTCAGACCACAGTGCCTATCCGCTACAACCGGAGGAACAACCCAGACCTGGAGAAACGACGGATCCACCACTGTGATTATCCAG GTTGCAAGAAGGTCTACACCAAGTCGTCTCATCTGAAAGCCCACCTCAGGACTCACACGG
- the pibf1 gene encoding progesterone-induced-blocking factor 1, translating to MPPKKQHLKPTAANISSSLDLESEDISLETTVPTTDDVSSSDEQRDGSQKVTRQLIERKELLQSVQLLKIDLSRKNLIIDNMKADYLTKIEELEERLNDALHQKQLLTLRLDNQLKLAQDENRKQQALRKQEMEAILLRQQQLEETNRQLCEKAGELRRSLRDLDISQDRYQELRDLPDDKISIQEYVAMRFYEVVTPLRAQLKELGVKRGSLTEDLDTHRTQMKALMESYEEERRLRTELELRCQRLTLELADTKQQIQEGDYRRDNYPHIKRERDDFEAEVKELKRRFETLDLTHMAQTRERETLSNEVVTLQQSVTLLQKDKEYLHRQNMELSVRCAHGEDRLERLQVQLEDTKKAREDAYEKYVASRDHYKSEYESKLREELENIRLKTSQEIDNLQRTSREMYERENRNLREARDNAVLEKDRAVAAERDSQSRYDQLLEQFRQLQLGTDSRVAALSNQAKLYSFEAERAQMVKEETAKALAQCQVECEKQQKKLELLTQEFYRLQTSSEKRAAELQAQNAEQSSRLETYEKLEQELDQVTMQAAEIEDEEEAERVLFSYGYGANVPTTAKRRLKQSVHLARRVLQLERQNTSLRRDLERHKSQTGQISEELLAANQLLQQTQQPYRYLIETVRKRDAEISVLKERISSLEDDVSSLRKERTALQQVKNNMASDLERLLNHREELAVMKQVLISMQPRQGDALNLLETDKTGIRTSGARKHQSRRMNRTTEEESPNKPKPTVFTNKEAPDWYQMLKQKPK from the exons ATGCCTCCTAAGAAGCAGCACCTGAAGCCGACAGCAGCCAACATCTCCAGCTCCCTGGACCTGGAGTCAGAGGACATCAGCCTGGAGACAACAGTGCCGACCACCGACGACGTGTCCTCGTCCGACGAGCAGCGGGACGGCTCACAGAAAGTGACCCGCCAGCTGATCGAGAGGAAGGAGCTGCTGCAAAGCGTCCAGCTGCTGAAAATTGATCTCTCTCGGAAGAACCTGATTATAGACAACATGAAGGCAGACTATCTGACCAAG AttgaggagctggaggagaggcTGAATGATGCTCTACATCAGAAACAACTGCTGACGCTGAGACTGGACAACCAGCTGAAACTGGCTCAGGATGAGAACAG GAAGCAGCAGGCTCTGCGTAAGCAGGAGATGGAGGCCATCCTGCtcaggcagcagcagctggaggagacaAATCGACAGCTGTGTGAGAAGGCAGGAGAGCTGCGTCGATCTCTCAGGGATCTGGACATCTCCCAGGACAGGTACCAGGAGCTCCGCGACCTCCCTGATGATAAAATCTCCATCCAGGAATATGTAGCT atgcgttTCTATGAGGTGGTGACTCCTTTACGGGCTCAGCTGAAAGAGCTTGGTGTGAAGAGAGGCAGTTTGACTGAAgacctggacacacacagaaCCCAGATGAAGGCTCTGATGGAg AGCTATGAGGAGGAGCGACGGCTGCGTACAGAGCTGGAGTTGAGGTGCCAGAGACTGACCCTGGAGCTGGCCGACACCAAACAGCAGATCCAGGAGGGGGACTACCGCCGAGACAACTACCCACACATCAAAcg TGAGCGTGATGACTTTGAAGCAGAGGTGAAGGAGCTGAAAAGGAGATTTGAGACTCTAGACCTGACTCACATGGCACAGACCAGGGAGAGAGAAACTCTCAGCAATGAG GTGGTGACATTGCAGCAGTCAGTGACTCTTCTACAGAAGGACAAGGAGTACCTACACAGACAGAACATGGAGCTCAGTGTCCGCTGTGCACATGGAGAGGACCGCCTGGAGAGGCTGCAG GTACAATTAGAAGACACTAAGAAGGCCAGAGAGGATGCCTATGAGAAATATGTTGCATCCAG AGACCACTATAAGTCAGAGTATGAGAGCAAGCTGAGAGAGGAGTTGGAGAACATCAGGCTGAAAACCAGTCAGGAGATAGACAACCTGCAGAGAACGTCCAGGGAGATGTATGAGAGGGAGAACAG GAATCTGCGTGAGGCCAGAGACAATGCAGTGCTGGAGAAGGACAGAGCAgtggctgcagagagagactCTCAGTCCAGATATGACCAGCTGCTTGAACA GTTTCGTCAGCTCCAGCTGGGCACCGACAGCCGGGTAGCAGCATTGTCCAACCAGGCCAAGCTGTACTCCTTCGAAGCCGAGCGTGCTCAGATGGTCAAGGAGGAGACGGCCAAGGCCCTGGCCCAGTGCCAGGTGGAGTGTGAGAAACAGCAGAAGAAACTGGAG CTCCTGACCCAGGAGTTTTACAGGCTGCAGACGTCATCAGAGAAGCGGGCGGCGGAGCTGCAGGCCCAGAACGCCGAGCAGTCGTCTCGGCTGGAAACGTATGAAAAGCTGGAGCAAGAGCTGGACCAAGTCACCATGCAGGCTGCTGAAA ttgaggatgaagaagaagcagagagagtttTATTCTCATATGGCTACGGAGCCAATGTCCCCACAACGGCCAAAAGAAGACTTAAACAAAG CGTTCACCTGGCCCGCAGGGTGCTGCAGCTAGAGAGGCAAAACACATCACTGAGGAGAGACCTGGAAAGACACAAGTCCCAAACAGGACAGATATCTGAAGAG TTGTTGGCAGCCAACCAACTGCTACAGCAGACCCAGCAGCCATATCGCTACCTGATCGAGACCGTGAGAAAAAGAGATGCGGAGATCAGCGTGCTAAAGGAACGCATCTCCTCGCTTGAGGACGAtgtcag CTCTCTGAGGAAGGAACGCACCGCTCTACAACAGGTGAAGAACAACATGGCTTCTGATCTGGAGAGACTGCTCAATCATAGAGAG GAGTTGGCAGTGATGAAGCAGGTCCTGATCAGCATGCAACCCAGACAGGGAGACGCTCTAAACCTGTTGGAAACAGACAAAACCGGTATCAGGACCTCTGGCGCAAGAAAACACCAGTCCAGACGTATGAACAGGACCACAGAAGAAGAGTCCCCAAACAAACCCAAACCCACTGTGTTT ACTAATAAAGAAGCTCCCGATTGGTACCAAATGCTGAAGCAGAAACCCAAATGA